In the genome of Sebastes fasciatus isolate fSebFas1 chromosome 23, fSebFas1.pri, whole genome shotgun sequence, the window gcagatagaggtctgcaggaggttgtagatgaacataagatcagtctgaatagaggtctgcaggaggttgtagatgaacataagatcagtctgaatagaggtctgcaggaggttgtagatgaacataagatcagtctgaatagaggtctgcaggaggttgtagatgaacataagatcagtctgaaggagagatgtgaatgtgtgactgaaggaagtgatgaaacaggaagtggaaccctcctcaacaggatctacactgagctctacatcacagagggacagagtgaagaggttaatacccaacatgaggtgaggcagcttgagacagcttccaagaaggagaccctccatgacgctccaatcaagtgccacgacatctttaaagccttacctgaccaacagggacacatcagagtcgttctgacgaacggcgtcgctggcgttggaaaaaccttctcagtgcagaagttcactctggactgggcagagggcttggagaaccaagatgtcagtctggtggttctgctttcgttcagggagctgaacttgatcagagatgagcagtacagtcttctcaagctgctccatgttttccatccaacattacagaaggtcacagcagagaagctcgctgtctgtaaagttctgttcatctttgacggcctggatgaaagcagactttcactggatttcaagaacaacgaggttgtgtctgatgtcacccagaagtcatcagtcactgtgctgttgacaaacctcatccaggggaatctgcttccctcagctctcgtctggataacttcccgacctgcagcagccaatcagatccctcctgcatgtgttgacagggtaacagaagtacgaggcttcactgacgcccagaaggaggagtacttcaggaggagagtcagtgatgaagagctgtccagcagaatcatctcacacatcaagacatccaggagcctccacatcatgtgtctaatcccagtcttctgctggatcactgctacagttctggaccacatgttcagtacagaccagagaggagagctgcccaagaccctgactgacatgtactcacacttcctgttggttcagacaaagaggaagaagcagaagtacggtgagggacatgagacgagtccacaggagctgacgaAGGCTGACAGGaaagttcttctgaagctggggaggctggcgtttgaacagctggagaaaggaaacatcatgttctaccaagaagacctgaagcggtgtggtctggatatcacagaggcctcggtgtactcaggagtttgtagagagatcttcaaaagagagagtgtgatcttccagaaaacagtctactgctttgttcacctgagcattcaggagtttctggctgcagtctacatgttccactgttacacaaacaaGAACACAAAGATACTGAAGGCCTTCCTGGGAGAAGAATATGTTCATTCAACCCTGGATGTCTTCCTGAAGAGAGCCATGGAGAAATcccttgaaagtaaaaatggccacctggacctgtttgttcgcttccttcatggcctctctctggagtccaaccagaagctcttaggaggtctgctgggtcagacagacaacagtccagaaatcatccagagaatcatcaacaacctgaaggagaAGACCACGTACAActctcctgacagaagcatcaacatcttccactgtctgacggagatgaacgaccactcggtacatcaggagatccaagagttcctgaagtcagagaacagatcaaAGAAGAACCTCTCTgagatccactgctcagctctggcctacatgctgcagatgtcagaggaggttctggatgagttgaACCTGAAGAAGTACAACACATCATACGAGGGACGActgagactgattccagctgtgaggaactgcagaaaagctctgtaagtccagatgtgattaactttatagatcagtgtagattagTAGTTTAGTTATTAAAATATACCCACTATAAATTATtcttaaatataatattcttataagtgttccacgtgtttattacataaatatgtcagttgtattttgtcacagatgttcttgagctgtttcaaatgttgagttaaaatgtttcagtaggttgtgtttctagctgtcaagttaatgaacacttattctatttatttagaataattgttacattttacagttttttcttatttatctatctgggtgatggagacgacatgtgaacctggtaaaaaaaaataaaaacaaacaaagatcagctgtctggtggagcgctgggtctaaccggtgtaacggcagcaacagaacgtttgctgatccggcggggagtcgGGGCGGTCCTGGGATCAGAGTCCTGGTGCTGGGGGTTGCACTGGCTGAATatgagctaactgctaactggggGTACGTCTCCTGGAGCTGCCGCACACTCTACTCCCGGCAAAGCAGCCTCCCGGCGGCGAGGAGGACGAGGTGGGGGTGCTAGTCGATTTCTCgtttctgcttcttctgatTTAATCCAGACGGTGCAGTGTCCGTTCAGAGCATGTCTGTTCAGAACGGGCCGaatgcttgcagctttctccaGAACCGCTcgtacaaacaacttcacactcgacatTGTGCTTCGTTGGGTCCCGAGCAACACACCTGccatccaaaacaaaaacctaGAAAACGATAATAAATTCAGATTAAGTTCTGAGAAGTTGATGAAagaaaagctgctaaaatcaggaagacaccacagtaactgtagaaagtaaaataacactttaacacgttacagagacacacggtaaaataatactttaacacgttacagagacacacggtaaaataatactttaacacgttacagagacacacggtaaaataatactttaacacgttacagagacacacggtaaaataatactttaacatgttacagagacacacggtaaaataatactttaacacgttacagagacacacagtaaaataatactttaacacgttacagagacacacggtaaaataacactttaacacaagctctttggtggattatgtgtttttcaggagatgcttggacagattcagaaaagatggaaatacacagcttccaccaataacagcggtctgatgaatatataacagcagaatggtagaattcagacttttaagagatcttatacacaccaaagatcaatgttgtgtttttaatgctgaaacactgataacatctttctgatgacattatgttgaaaataatgcaaccttattggttcattaattgtgtttgtgagctgaatacgtttgatgctcagaaaagagtgttaatgacaaaacgccatgcagtcatcaaaatatctaattatatgaatgtttgattatgtacaggtctaatattattacgtgatttgtttcatttctctaccgtttggcagcagtcactgaattttcccatttatggacgtgaacctgacagcagcaggtagttagcaaagagaggtcatctttatcaactgtattattattacttattcactgagttttaaaaatgcttttctaatcaagaaggcctcatgctaactttgtggagacagacctgggatcagatcacactgacagactggacattagggaagcctcaatgtaactacatgttctctctcttcatctgcaagattaaagaaaaacaaagattaaaagtctgcaggtttgagagagagtgatgagaattattgtttcatgtcaaacagtgagataagattagctgaaccactgatgtgaggagcaaatgttaatcaaagaagtatatatcaaactgtttagtcatcaaatgcatgaagtaaatataaactgtcctctttcataataacatattttgtcatttttgtgtcatgACAGACTTTCTTACTGTGGACTCTCAAGtactcactgtgaagttgtggcctcagctctgaagtccaacctctcccatctgagagagctggacctgagatACAACAGCGACCTggaggattcaggagtgaagctgctttctgctggactggagagtccaaactgtagactggagactctgaggtcagttcactgactgtagtttatgtagtttgtacacaAACTCTCTACGCACACAgcagaagcttcagttggttgcaatctccttacgtcaccgctagataccgccagatcctacacactggacctttaaccacagaccttattttaggcatctaactaaaaacccattgacctccagacgagggaacaggaagtgctaaaatgctaactcatctctgggttttaggactcattcctgtagctctctatttgaacatgtctaaaggtgcagcactcttcaacaaacacgtattgcaccaacttaaaggcacataagtgatgattatgaacgaCACCATCAAATTAGAGGTTTCTATGGTTCTAAGTTATTCCCACGTTCTTgttgacagcagatctaactgtgctctgttttcatgtcagcattgtctaattatttgaagcCACAGACATTTAGATTGCAtcaaaaaccaaataaatattctgcatcagaaacatctttgcaggttcatatttttctcaagtctatctgaatacaatactcacatgttcatatgtacattcaaagagttattgatgtctgtcatcattccttctgtctgtgaagcaatccccgtttaacctgagtgttacgagatgaggactaaatccaccgtcttgttctgtgtaaaatgacctgtaaagctgatcttaaactaatcggaggcttcagcagtctgagttagacgtattagggctgggtgacttggacaaaatcaaatatcacaatatttttgaccagatacttcgatatcgatattgcgacgatattgtaggattgaccattggtgctttcacaaattATTTACAccatgagatttttgataaataatcatcagtaatgtggatctcATGACGaagtgtaaatgacaaataatagaacagctagaacagtctggtaagttcagataATTACATCCCTTTATTgaaatgtagcctttaaaaccaggaaaagacgaCACTGATGCCATATCACGATAAaacaatatccaaaatctaagatgatatctcgtctcatatcacgatatcgatataatatggatatattgcccagccttagtatgtatccagtcagtatgttgtgtttgacagtttccttgttgagctgcaggaggattagtaactcaaagagggaatttggtactaaacagtctgtaactttgGTAAACACTAGGGGcgggaaaaaaaatcgattcacctttGTGTCGCAATTTTTTCTTTACGATTtagaaatagatgttttaatgccagaatcgatatatttgctccatttgagtctatgtggaggtagaaggaagttaccgcttttattgttgtagtctgagtaacgtgacttCATATCTGttccaaccaaaacaaaccacagcgagccgaaacgagaaagtataaaacgttggagggtcagcgtggatacgacctgcaccctcacaggttaaatccagcgtggtaaacactacacatccagtaaaggatggaaacactttgggtttcacacattgacaggaaaagcagagctagacaacacggctaaagctgcatgctaactctgtcacagacaggaaacgttattatGCTGTCCTCACTCAAAGTTGTTGCAGGCAACGTGTTTTTCAGCTATACAGCCAGCTCAACAATATATTCTCCAGCATTGCATTCTCCAAGGAACAGACGAGTTGTTGTGTTTGGCAGGATTTAATGgaggaaaatatgtaattttgtaaAAAGATGAAGCCGGTTTTGTGGATTTATGGCACAGGATTAATAAGATTATACACAGATGATTCTCTGAGCAAAAAGGCGCTTCCTGAACACCACTTCCTGTTATTCTTTGTTTACAATGACCTCACTTCCTCTTCAGTACAGCTATTTGCAGACGCCACTAGGGGGTGCCAAAGGACATACAAAGGGAATACTTTACACTGGTTCCAATACAGTTatcgtatggcggtaacgtggcggtcgagccggccgtcgctctcatctccgtggtcaaatgtgCCGACTCTACAACtatagagcacccagatactgacatttatgttaaatgtatttagcctttgatttttggggttttgctggaagaaatgtaataaatacttcctgacaatgactgatatatttgacttcaggacatctctgactacatacatgctgaaaatcaaacaattttactggattcatttagatattttacaaattaaaagtccctagaagtgtatgattcaactttttcccatggtctagtgttaaaaacagttaacaaaaatcaaaataaattgtaatatcgaatcacaatacttaaaaatcacaatacatattgaatcaggagatagttGAATCGACCCAGCCCTAGTAAACACTCACTTGATTTGTCAGACTCGgactgctgaatcttcatattagtttcagttgaacttctgaagtcatttcttacagtgtagttgtgttatgaagggaccacttcacaggaggaatgattactgccaccaataactcttttaatgtacatatgacatgtggctgttgtttacagacacacttgaacaaatgtggacctttcctgtaaatgacataaacctgctaagctcccagatacagtgagaagaaggccatgtaataaatgaagtaatgaagtccaacaagtctgatttgatattgatcctctaattccagacttgacagagatcagcaacatgttattgatgtgtgttgacatgaacagctgtatgaatgttgtggtgacatctggatgatgtctgtagaaggctgacattatgatgatccacaataacacaatgacaaagtcactctactcattttagggaaaagatcattgattaggacatagtgatgttgagctacacatttaaaacctgaacacatctgattggattataaagtgatttttatcttcatcatttattctttattcagattggagaactgcaggttgtcagagatcagctgtgcttctctggcctcagctctgaagtccaacccctcccatctgagagagctggatctgagctTCAACGACGAcatgaaggattcaggagtgaagctgctgtctgatcttgtggagagtccacactgtagactggagactcttcaGTAAGTAGAGGGtcggagtcggtccatgctggtttcagcagtattgttgtgatgtgtttcctccgttaagctgtgagaggagaacggtgacacacacagagagagagaacagtcagccaatcagatcagccagaagcttgttgtgatcatgtgttagagttgatgtgaagaagatgttgttgttgtgttcatgtctccaggaaaAACACTGAGTATCTTAATGCTAAAGtccattttcttcttcagtggtttagtccattgactgtggcagagcattgttgagctacacatttaaaaccttcatATATCACAACACCTGACTTcatcatgttaaaataaattataaaagaaacataaatatgaagaataaataaataatctctgtttcagctatcagacaataacaaatatattcacTATTTACTTTTTCTATAAATGTTATGAAGCTTTATGATTCTTTTACTGACTGAAGAGTTTAAACTGaagatgctttgattttatgactcAACTATTcctataatatatattgtagatgagttttgttcacatttccccaaaatccaTCCTGACATATTTGACATCTTTAGAAACTTTGAGATGTtgagttgaatcttgaatcagtttctgtggtttttatttatgtttggctgctcaacatgagtttgtatagatggatccactggtggagctgtcagagtttaagaggtgaagtcactacgtctttattgaagtagcagcacgttgtcattaatattaatgagagctctgtttcactgtttgcatttgacagtttttaacctgcatcctgttggcttcaggtgtttggagtttacattttctaaacttctacgttctaaaccttcttcagctctgaacacattattaaacattgaatgatttcaagcaggaacgttgtcttctaaacttacataatttattctttattcagattgagtggctgcagtttgtcagagatcagctgtgctcctctggcctcagctctgaagtccaacccctcccatctgagagagctggatctgggtgacaacaacctgaaggattcaggagtgaagcttctgtgtggttttctggagagtccacattgtagactggagactctgaggtcagttcactgactctctgttactgtTAGATATCTTATATCTTTAATTAACAATTCAACCttatttatgtacaaacataacttacatccataaagttgttaatgtccttttcttcatattttcatgtttcttgaactaaattcagtctgcagtcactaaagacttgtgtttcttaaagaaagtgtagaaaatgtccactgttagttgttaaagtaaatgaatgtttatcattgttggtaaatggtcacatctggatacagaagatcctctgaactaatatctgttttacattgatcaagttta includes:
- the LOC141761902 gene encoding uncharacterized protein LOC141761902; the encoded protein is MEEEEDRAESLVSGRLSMKSDGSKGLPLNFSNEPEPSESKVQSRPRAESPVPSCLSMKSDRSKGAILNVSNEPGPSESKVQSRPRAESPVPSCLSMKSDGSKDNPENFSDEPGSSESKEKKRSHASVEEPMSRSRRIWRTFTSLFHRRQTDTLMKGEGLQEVVDEHKISLNRGLQEVVDEHKISLNRGLQEVVDEHKISLNRGLQEVVDEHKISLKERCECVTEGSDETGSGTLLNRIYTELYITEGQSEEVNTQHEVRQLETASKKETLHDAPIKCHDIFKALPDQQGHIRVVLTNGVAGVGKTFSVQKFTLDWAEGLENQDVSLVVLLSFRELNLIRDEQYSLLKLLHVFHPTLQKVTAEKLAVCKVLFIFDGLDESRLSLDFKNNEVVSDVTQKSSVTVLLTNLIQGNLLPSALVWITSRPAAANQIPPACVDRVTEVRGFTDAQKEEYFRRRVSDEELSSRIISHIKTSRSLHIMCLIPVFCWITATVLDHMFSTDQRGELPKTLTDMYSHFLLVQTKRKKQKYGEGHETSPQELTKADRKVLLKLGRLAFEQLEKGNIMFYQEDLKRCGLDITEASVYSGVCREIFKRESVIFQKTVYCFVHLSIQEFLAAVYMFHCYTNKNTKILKAFLGEEYVHSTLDVFLKRAMEKSLESKNGHLDLFVRFLHGLSLESNQKLLGGLLGQTDNSPEIIQRIINNLKEKTTYNSPDRSINIFHCLTEMNDHSVHQEIQEFLKSENRSKKNLSEIHCSALAYMLQMSEEVLDELNLKKYNTSYEGRLRLIPAVRNCRKALLSYCGLSSTHCEVVASALKSNLSHLRELDLRYNSDLEDSGVKLLSAGLESPNCRLETLRLENCRLSEISCASLASALKSNPSHLRELDLSFNDDMKDSGVKLLSDLVESPHCRLETLQLSGCSLSEISCAPLASALKSNPSHLRELDLGDNNLKDSGVKLLCGFLESPHCRLETLRLMRCRLSEISCASLASALKSNPSHLRELELRYNNLEDSDVKQLSDLVKSPHCRLETLRLSRCSLSEISCASLASALKSNPSHLRELDLSYNSLKDSGVKLLCGFLESPHCRLETLRLPGCKLSATHCEVVASALKSNPSHLRELDLSGNPNLQDSGVKLLSAGLESPNCRLETLRLSYCSLSEISCASLASALKSNPSHLRELDLRVNNLKESDVKQLSDLVKSPHCRLKTLRLWRCSLSEISCASLASALKSNPSHLRRLDLSFNDDLKDSGVKLLCGFLESPHCRLETLGLMSCSLSKISCASLASALKSNPSHLRELDLRVNNLKDSGVKLLSDLVKSPHCRLKTLRLRGCSLSEISCASLASALKSNPSHLRELDLKYNDLKDSGVKLLSDLVESPHCRLKTLRLWCCSLSEISCASLASALKSNPSHLRELDLGNNKLKDSGVKLLCSFLESPHCRLETLGLRSCSLSEISCASLASALKSNPSHLRELNLSYNSLKKSDVKLLSDLVESPHCRLETLYWWSPSG